TCAAACATCATTTTGGTATTGATGAAGAAACAATAAAATCATCTAAAAGAAAAAACGATATAGTTCAAGCTAGACACATTTGCATGTATGTGCTGAAAAATGTTTATAACAAAAATCTAAGTCAGATTGGTAAGTTGCTTAAAAAAGATCACACAACAGTTAAACACGGGATAGAAAAAATCCACGAAGAAATGCAGACTGATCCAGTTCTAAAGGACTTTATTGAAAACTTTAGAAAATAAAATAACAAAAAAGGCAAGAAAAATACTAAAATAACTAAATATATAAGAACTTTATAAAGATAGCAACATATTATGTTGAAAATTTTATTACATAAAGCTACCAAGTCGTTCAAGTTCCATATATCAATAGTTCCATTTTTTTTATTAATCGAAAGTTTAACGACGGTATTAGTGCCGTTCTTCATTTCGGATTTGATTAACTATGGAGTTTTAAAAAACGATTCAGAAGCATTACTTAAATATTCATTAATTTTATTAGCAATCGCCATCGTCGGATTTATATCTGGATATATTGGTGGAAGATCGATTACCATTGCTTCAGTTGAGTTTGCTAAACAGTTAAGAAGCAACATATTTGAAAGATACCAACAATTCTCATTAAAAAATACAGATAAATTTGATAAATCAAGTATTTTAACCAGAATTACAACTGATATTAACTATATTCAGGTGGCAATTACGGCATTTAGAATGGCAATAAGAGGAATTTCAGTATTCTTATTTTCATTCATTTTAATGTTTACAACTAGCTGAAAATTAGGGTTGGCTAGTTTGGTTGTTATTCCGATCATTTTATTAGGAATCATGATTGTTTATCGTTTGGTAATTCCTGATTACAAAAGAATTTTTAAACAATATGATGAACTAAATAAATTAACCAAAGAATCAATTTCAGGTATGCGAGTGGTTAAATCTTATAACCAACAAAATAATGAAATTGAGAAGTTTAATAAAGTCGCTAATTATATCTTTAAGAACTTCTATAAAATCGAAAGAATTAGCTCATTAATTCAACCAATTGTGCAATTATGTATTTACATGTTATCAATTGCCATTGCTTGATTTGGCACCCAAGATATTTTAGCTGGTTCATTAAACATTGGTGATTTAACATCAGTATTAGCTTATGCTTTTCAAATGTTAATTAATTTGATGTTATTAACTTTTGTTTATGTAACGATCATTACAGCAAAACCATCAAAAGACCGTGTTATTGAGTTATTAACTGAAAAGATTGATATTAAAGATCATGAAGATGCAATCAATGTTTTAGATGATTATGATGTTGAATTCAAGAATGTTTCATTTAAATACATTGATGACAATCCACATTACAATCTAGAAAACATTAATATCAAAATTAAGAAGGGTCAAACAATCGGAATCATCGGTCCAACTGGTTCAGGTAAGACGAGTATTGTTAATCTTTTATTAAGATTATATGAACCAAATATTGGTGAAGTTTTGATTGGTAATAAACCCGTTAATCAATACGCACTAAAAACATTAAGAAACACCATTGGTGTGGTTCCGCAAAAAAATATCTTGTATTCTGGTTCGATTAAAGAGAACATCATTATGGGTAATGAAAACTATACGCAAGATGATATTAATAAAGCGATCAACCAAGCACAAGCTAGTGAATTTATTAATAAATTACCTAACAATATTGAATCAATTGTTGAACAAAATGGTGCGAATTTTTCTGGTGGTCAAAGACAAAGAATCTGCATTGCCAGAGCCATGATTAAAAAACCAAAAATTTTAATTTTTGACGATTCAACATCAGCACTTGATACCAGAACTGATGCGTTGATCCAACAAAGTTTTAATAATGATTTTAAAGATGCAAGCAAGATTTTAATTTCGCAAAGAATTTCAACAATTCAGAATGCTGATTGGATTTATGTCTTTAATAATGGACAAATTGTCAACTCAGGAACACACGAACAATTAATCCGTGAGTCTGAACTTTATCGTGAAATTAATCAATCACAAATGGAGCAATAGTTGGTTATGAAAGATAAAAAATTAAAACAAAAATACTTTAAAGAACTATTTGCTTTCATCTGAAAAAATAACAAATGAAGCATGATGATTTCATTCTGTTTTATTGTGATTGCAGCAGTTGCACTAGTATTTGTTAGTAACTTTATTAAAGACCTAGTTGATCTTTATGTTGTGCCATTATTATCTGATAAATTGCAAAATAAACCATTAGATTACACAGGGCTAATTAAGTATTTAAGTTTAGTGGCTGGGATCTTTTTATTGGGAACATTATCAACAATCATTTATGGTCAAATAATGGCCAGAGTTACCCACATTACATTGTTTAAATTAAGAAACAATATGTATGTGCATATGCAAAGGTTGCCAATTAAATATTTTGATACAACCAAGCATGGTGACATCATGAGTTATTATACGAACGATGTAGATACGATAAGAAATTTAATTGTTCAAATTATTCCCCAAACACTACAAGCATTAGTGCAAATTGTAGCAATATTAGTGTTCATGATTGAAATCAGTTTGATCTTAACTTTAGTTACTTTTGCACTATTAATTCCGATGGTGGTGTTCTTCATTTTCTTTGGTAAAAAAACAAGAATTAATTTTATTGCCAATCAAAAAGAAATCGCAA
The Mycoplasma sp. E35C DNA segment above includes these coding regions:
- a CDS encoding ABC transporter ATP-binding protein, translating into MLKILLHKATKSFKFHISIVPFFLLIESLTTVLVPFFISDLINYGVLKNDSEALLKYSLILLAIAIVGFISGYIGGRSITIASVEFAKQLRSNIFERYQQFSLKNTDKFDKSSILTRITTDINYIQVAITAFRMAIRGISVFLFSFILMFTTSWKLGLASLVVIPIILLGIMIVYRLVIPDYKRIFKQYDELNKLTKESISGMRVVKSYNQQNNEIEKFNKVANYIFKNFYKIERISSLIQPIVQLCIYMLSIAIAWFGTQDILAGSLNIGDLTSVLAYAFQMLINLMLLTFVYVTIITAKPSKDRVIELLTEKIDIKDHEDAINVLDDYDVEFKNVSFKYIDDNPHYNLENINIKIKKGQTIGIIGPTGSGKTSIVNLLLRLYEPNIGEVLIGNKPVNQYALKTLRNTIGVVPQKNILYSGSIKENIIMGNENYTQDDINKAINQAQASEFINKLPNNIESIVEQNGANFSGGQRQRICIARAMIKKPKILIFDDSTSALDTRTDALIQQSFNNDFKDASKILISQRISTIQNADWIYVFNNGQIVNSGTHEQLIRESELYREINQSQMEQ